The genomic segment TTTATTAATGAAGCCTGGGCAAAAATAGAGGCAGAAGGTACTTATCGTGGCCAATGCGCTGAATTGTGCGGTACCAACCATGCATTTATGCCTATCGTTGTTAAAGCAGTCAGTACTACAGCATTTAACCTATGGGCCAAACAACAATCAGGAGAACCTCATGGAACACACACTTGATTTGGAACATCCGGCTCCTCAAGGTTTTTTAGCCTTCATTAAACGTTGGCTGTTCACAACCAATCATAAAGAAATTGGAACATTGTATCTTCTTTTTAGTTTACTCATGTTTTTTATCGGTGGAGTCTTTGCTTTATTAATCCGCGCAGAATTATTTCAACCGGGAGCGCGTTTACTTAATCCAGAGTTTTTTAATCAAATGACGACACTACATGGACTAGTGATGTTATTTCTTGCCATCATGCCAGCTTTTTCTGGTTTTGCGAACTGGATGATCCCATTAATGATAGGCGCGCCTGATATGGCCATGCCGCGCATGAATAATTGGGCATTTTGGATCTTACCTGTTGCGGCCATTTTACTTTTTAGCACTTTATTTATGGATGGTTCAGCACCTAATTTTGGTTGGACGATGTATGCTCCCCTATCCACTACTTACGGACCCGCCAGCACCGATTATTTAATTCTTGCGATCCATTTAATGGGACTTTCTTCATTAATGGGCGCTATTAACATTATTGTCACGATACTCAATCTTCGAACTCCTGGTATGACGATGATGAAAATGCCGATATTTTGTTGGAGTTGGTTTGTGACAGCCTTTTTACTTATCGGTGTGATGCCCGTTTTAGCGGCTGCGGTGACGATGATGCTCATGGATAGACATTTTGCTACGAGTTTTTTTAGTGCTGCGGGCGGAGGCGATCCATTGCTCTATCAACATCTCTTTTGGTTTTTTGGGCACCCTGAAGTTTATATTATTATTCTTCCGGCTTTTGGTATTATCTCGCAAATTATTCCCACGTTTAGCCGTAAAAAACTTTTCGGTTATCGATTTATGGTGTATGCGCTGTTGGCCATTGCTTTCTTATCTTTTATTGTGTGGGTACATCATATGTTTGTAACCGGTGTGCCTTTAGCGGCTGAGTTATTTTTTATGTACACCACGATGCTGATTGCTGTTCCCACCGGAGTTAAAGTTTTCAATTGGGTAACAACCATGTATCGAGGCGCGATAAGTTTTGAAACCCCGATGTTATTTGCTTTAGCATTTGTTATTTTATTTACCATCGGTGGTTTTTCAGGGGTTATGTTATCCATGGTTCCAGCGGATTTTCAATATCAAGACACCTATTTCGTGGTCGCACACTTTCATTATGTCTTAGTCCCAGGTGCCTTATTTGGCGCTATTGCTGGAACTTATTTTTGGTTACCTAAAATGACCGGTGTTATGTACAAGGAGCGCTTAGGTCAATGTCATTTCTGGCTGTCGGTTATCGGCGTCAATCTGACATTTTTCCCGATGCATTTTTTAGGCCTAGCCGGTATGCCAAGGCGAGTAGCCGATTACTCATTACAATTTGCAAACTTTAATATGATTGCCAGTTTAGGCGCTTTTTTGTTTGGCTTCGCCCAATTATTTTTTCTGTATATTATTATTCAAGCCATGCGTGGAAAAGGAAAAAAAGCCACTGCTCAGGTTTGGGAAGGCGCAGAAGGATTAGAATGGACGTTAAGCTCACCTCCTCCTTTACATAGTTTTACTACACCGCCCAAATTTGAGTAATATACTCTTCGCATGGAAAAGCATGACAATTAAAATAGGAAAATTATCAAATAAAAAAATTTTAATCATGCTGGGGTTTACAACGATAGGTATGTTTGGATTTGGTTTTGCTATGATTCCACTTTATAACGTACTTTGTAAAAATTTAGGCATTAATGGAAAAACCGATAAAAATGCTTATATAACTTCGAATGAAGTTGATTTGACACGGAGTATTCGTGTGGAATTTATGACCAATAACAACAACTATCTTCCCTGGGATTTTTACCCTAGGCTTCAGCATATACAATTACATCCCGGCGAAAATATTTTGATTTACTTTGCAGCTAAAAATAATTCAAATCACCCGATGACGGTACAAGCAATTCCCAGTGTTTCTCCAGGATTAGCCGCACGTTATTTAAAAAAAACTGAATGTTTTTGCTTTACTCAACAAACGTTTAATCCAGGCCAACAACGAGATATGCCCGTTTTATTTCATATTGATCAACATTTACCCAAAAATATTAATACCATTACTTTAGCCTATACCTTATTCGACACTAGCGGTTTAAAACATGCAAAAATAGCACCGCAAACTTTTGGACATATTCCAATTTGAAAAAATCCCTTATGGGATAAAAGCTCAACCCAAGATCACGTTTAAGGATAAACGCGAATGAAAAACAAAGACTCTGCATATTATGTTCCTGAGCAAAGTGCTTGGCCCATTATTGGTGCATTAGCTTTACTCTTTTTAGCATTTGGCTCACTTAACTTTGAAAAAAACTGGGGGCTTATCGCGTTTATAATAGGTGTAGCTGGATTAATATTTATGCTAAGTGGCTGGTTATGGAACGTGACACAAGAAAGTAATGCTGGATTATACAATCAACAAATGGATAAAACCTTTCGTTGGGGCATGTGGTGGTTTTTAATTTCTGAATTATTTTTGTTTGGTCTGTTAATCGGTTCTATTATTCATGTACGAT from the Rickettsiella endosymbiont of Aleochara curtula genome contains:
- the ctaD gene encoding cytochrome c oxidase subunit I; this translates as MEHTLDLEHPAPQGFLAFIKRWLFTTNHKEIGTLYLLFSLLMFFIGGVFALLIRAELFQPGARLLNPEFFNQMTTLHGLVMLFLAIMPAFSGFANWMIPLMIGAPDMAMPRMNNWAFWILPVAAILLFSTLFMDGSAPNFGWTMYAPLSTTYGPASTDYLILAIHLMGLSSLMGAINIIVTILNLRTPGMTMMKMPIFCWSWFVTAFLLIGVMPVLAAAVTMMLMDRHFATSFFSAAGGGDPLLYQHLFWFFGHPEVYIIILPAFGIISQIIPTFSRKKLFGYRFMVYALLAIAFLSFIVWVHHMFVTGVPLAAELFFMYTTMLIAVPTGVKVFNWVTTMYRGAISFETPMLFALAFVILFTIGGFSGVMLSMVPADFQYQDTYFVVAHFHYVLVPGALFGAIAGTYFWLPKMTGVMYKERLGQCHFWLSVIGVNLTFFPMHFLGLAGMPRRVADYSLQFANFNMIASLGAFLFGFAQLFFLYIIIQAMRGKGKKATAQVWEGAEGLEWTLSSPPPLHSFTTPPKFE
- a CDS encoding cytochrome c oxidase assembly protein, producing MTIKIGKLSNKKILIMLGFTTIGMFGFGFAMIPLYNVLCKNLGINGKTDKNAYITSNEVDLTRSIRVEFMTNNNNYLPWDFYPRLQHIQLHPGENILIYFAAKNNSNHPMTVQAIPSVSPGLAARYLKKTECFCFTQQTFNPGQQRDMPVLFHIDQHLPKNINTITLAYTLFDTSGLKHAKIAPQTFGHIPI